A stretch of the Thiocystis violascens DSM 198 genome encodes the following:
- a CDS encoding tetratricopeptide repeat-containing response regulator yields MAEGYFNKQYLVVDDFADMRAAIRSILRSLGISHVDQARDGKDAIARMDQTRYDVVMCDYNLGAGKDGQQVLEEARLRQLIQLDGIFIMITAENTREMVMGAAEYAPDSYLAKPFTKELLKQRLDKVFERKAYLAGVNKALIAKDYAGAIARLSELIADSPRNLADLLKLKTDICLMACRYDEALAICEQILGTREIAWARLGLGKALYGKKRYAQAQDIFTQLIASEPDLIDAHDWLAKTQTAQQQFEEAENTLQAATRLSPRGLKRYQLLGNLALNNGHPAAAEAAFGHAVSLARHSVLNHPSLFAGMARAKASNHKPVEALKMIGEIGKVFPDHPEAAFYKATATAVVKQHQGDPEGALEALQIAEQIMAERGNSPHSKLGLEMAKTYVQLGEQGKLASLLKASIANNHDDEEFLTEIVQLCREAGQDYDAEQAIREIQQEIVKTNNAGVRLIKQGEFDAAIELLHEAAEEMPANKTINLNAAMASIVKMEKMGTTGEDIQCVRQYIGRVHVLDPHDWRLGDVIARLRKLAPKV; encoded by the coding sequence ATGGCGGAAGGCTATTTCAATAAGCAGTATCTCGTCGTCGACGATTTTGCCGATATGCGCGCGGCGATCAGAAGTATCCTGCGCTCGCTCGGAATTTCTCATGTCGATCAGGCCAGAGACGGCAAGGATGCCATTGCGCGCATGGATCAGACCCGTTATGACGTGGTGATGTGCGACTACAACCTGGGGGCCGGAAAGGACGGCCAACAGGTGCTGGAGGAGGCGCGGCTCCGTCAGCTGATCCAGTTGGATGGCATCTTCATCATGATTACGGCAGAGAATACGCGGGAGATGGTCATGGGTGCCGCGGAATACGCGCCCGACAGTTATCTGGCGAAACCTTTTACCAAGGAACTGCTGAAGCAGCGTCTCGACAAAGTTTTCGAACGCAAGGCCTATCTGGCCGGCGTGAATAAGGCGCTGATCGCGAAGGACTATGCCGGTGCGATCGCGCGTTTGTCCGAGTTGATCGCGGATTCGCCCAGAAACCTCGCCGATTTGCTGAAGCTGAAAACGGACATCTGCCTCATGGCATGCCGGTACGACGAGGCTCTGGCGATCTGTGAGCAGATCCTGGGTACGCGCGAGATCGCCTGGGCCCGCCTCGGACTGGGAAAAGCCCTCTACGGCAAGAAACGTTATGCCCAGGCCCAGGACATTTTTACACAGTTGATCGCAAGCGAACCCGACCTGATCGACGCCCATGACTGGCTGGCCAAGACCCAGACCGCCCAGCAACAGTTCGAAGAGGCCGAAAACACCCTGCAAGCGGCCACCAGGCTCTCGCCACGCGGACTCAAACGCTATCAACTGCTGGGTAACCTGGCGCTGAACAATGGGCACCCGGCCGCGGCCGAAGCGGCCTTCGGCCATGCCGTCTCCCTGGCCAGACATTCGGTTTTAAACCATCCCTCCCTCTTTGCCGGCATGGCCAGAGCCAAGGCATCCAACCACAAACCGGTCGAGGCCTTGAAGATGATCGGCGAGATCGGCAAGGTCTTCCCGGACCATCCCGAGGCGGCCTTTTACAAGGCGACCGCGACGGCGGTCGTGAAACAGCATCAAGGCGATCCGGAAGGCGCCCTGGAGGCCTTGCAAATCGCCGAACAGATCATGGCCGAACGCGGCAATTCGCCGCACTCCAAACTTGGCCTTGAGATGGCGAAGACCTACGTGCAATTGGGGGAGCAAGGCAAATTGGCGTCGCTCCTGAAAGCGTCCATCGCCAACAATCATGACGACGAGGAATTCCTGACCGAAATCGTTCAGCTGTGCCGCGAGGCCGGCCAGGATTACGATGCCGAACAGGCCATTCGCGAGATTCAGCAAGAGATCGTCAAGACCAACAACGCTGGCGTGCGGCTGATCAAACAAGGCGAATTCGATGCCGCTATCGAACTTTTACACGAAGCCGCCGAGGAAATGCCCGCCAATAAAACCATCAATCTGAATGCGGCCATGGCCAGCATCGTCAAGATGGAAAAGATGGGCACCACCGGCGAGGACATCCAATGCGTCCGCCAATATATTGGGAGAGTGCATGTCCTCGATCCTCACGACTGGCGACTCGGCGACGTCATCGCCCGTCTGCGCAAGCTCGCCCCTAAGGTCTAA
- a CDS encoding sensor histidine kinase — MDFSDILASSIHDIKNSLGLILNDLDDLITNPDNRLANPRQAILLQHEAQRANCNLIQLLNLYRLGNRQLVARIAEYHLDDFLQETIAESQAICQALGIDLSYDCDPDLTGYFDAELIHGVLDSTIGNARRYTHRKILLSAVEQDGYLVIRVEDDGPGFPGKLPQWLPDEDESARNNEEAPATDRSRTRLGLYFAARVAQLHRNAERTGRICLQNGHTLKGSCFEMWLP; from the coding sequence ATGGATTTTTCCGACATCCTTGCTTCCTCCATCCACGACATCAAAAACTCGCTCGGTCTGATCCTGAACGATCTCGACGATTTAATAACCAACCCCGACAATCGCCTCGCCAACCCACGACAGGCCATCCTGTTGCAGCATGAAGCGCAGCGGGCCAACTGCAATCTGATTCAACTGCTTAACCTCTACCGACTGGGGAACCGGCAGCTCGTGGCGCGCATCGCCGAATATCACCTCGATGATTTCCTGCAGGAGACGATCGCCGAGAGTCAGGCCATCTGCCAGGCGTTGGGGATCGACCTGAGTTACGATTGCGATCCCGATCTGACCGGCTATTTCGACGCGGAACTGATTCACGGCGTGCTCGATAGCACCATCGGCAATGCCCGCCGCTACACCCATCGGAAGATTTTGCTCAGCGCGGTCGAACAAGACGGCTATCTGGTGATTCGCGTGGAAGACGACGGCCCGGGTTTTCCAGGCAAGTTGCCTCAGTGGCTGCCCGACGAGGACGAGTCGGCGCGCAACAATGAAGAAGCCCCCGCGACCGACCGTTCGCGCACCCGTCTGGGCCTGTATTTTGCCGCCCGCGTCGCTCAATTACACCGAAACGCCGAACGCACCGGCAGGATCTGCCTTCAAAACGGACACACCCTGAAGGGTAGCTGCTTCGAGATGTGGCTGCCTTGA
- a CDS encoding VWA domain-containing protein: protein MRILIDVSGSMKQNDPRNLRVPALRLVTELLPEGVEAGVWLFAEKTEILAPPCKVDAKWKAQTRARLERIHSRGLFTNIEQAIATAIDGWDAPDEAGERHLVLLTDGLVDVSKEADQSAASRERILSTQIERLRALQVKVHGIALSDEVDAELMRALATQTDGWLESASDADALQRIFLHMMEQAAAPTTVPLEGNRFDIDERVSEFTLLAFTGEGGATILIAPDGTTISASQRPEGVVWRTEAGYDLVTLSNPTPGQWELQGVPDPDNRVVVATDLGIELSPLPSAPRYGESPRIETWLTDHGKPVTRKDLLGLVIATATLTPAANAPRPREEGEAPEQGESAAQPTELALELDAESGRFQTVLDTKTLAPGIHRLQVTLDGGTFKRQATKRLKIAGVPLSISYAQRNPSEETPSAALVATLNAEPDLIDPGSLSGYLLMRGPEGRESVIEIAKPTALPQVLTIPIERPGEYQIQGRLMARALTGENIDIEPETQRLAFEFVAPDGNADSERDSNAPTLSWLELSVYLLVGNALLGLMLGLTWWLLNRQRKKLAVAQTKLAAGKTA, encoded by the coding sequence GTGCGCATCCTCATCGATGTCTCCGGCAGTATGAAGCAGAACGACCCGCGGAACCTGCGCGTGCCGGCGCTACGGCTGGTGACCGAATTGTTGCCGGAGGGCGTCGAGGCGGGTGTCTGGCTCTTTGCCGAGAAGACAGAAATCTTGGCCCCGCCCTGCAAAGTCGATGCCAAATGGAAGGCCCAGACGCGCGCGCGGCTCGAACGCATCCATTCGCGCGGCCTGTTCACCAATATCGAGCAGGCCATCGCGACGGCCATCGACGGCTGGGACGCACCGGACGAGGCCGGGGAGCGACATCTCGTGCTCCTGACCGATGGCCTGGTCGATGTCTCCAAGGAGGCCGACCAGAGCGCGGCGTCGCGCGAGCGGATCCTCTCGACCCAGATCGAACGTCTGCGGGCATTGCAGGTCAAGGTACATGGCATCGCCCTGTCGGACGAGGTCGACGCCGAACTCATGCGCGCCCTGGCCACCCAGACAGACGGTTGGTTGGAATCCGCCAGCGATGCCGACGCGCTGCAACGGATCTTTCTGCACATGATGGAACAGGCCGCCGCGCCGACGACGGTTCCACTGGAAGGGAATCGTTTCGACATCGATGAGCGGGTCTCCGAATTCACCCTGCTGGCTTTCACGGGCGAGGGTGGCGCGACGATCCTGATCGCTCCCGATGGCACGACCATCTCCGCCAGCCAGCGGCCCGAGGGGGTCGTCTGGCGCACCGAGGCCGGTTACGACCTGGTCACCCTGTCCAATCCCACCCCCGGCCAATGGGAGCTTCAGGGCGTGCCGGATCCGGATAACCGGGTCGTGGTGGCGACCGATCTTGGAATTGAACTGAGCCCCCTGCCGAGCGCGCCGCGTTACGGCGAGAGTCCGCGCATCGAGACCTGGCTGACCGATCACGGCAAACCGGTCACGCGGAAGGATCTGCTGGGGTTGGTCATCGCCACCGCCACCCTGACACCCGCCGCGAATGCCCCGCGGCCGCGGGAAGAAGGCGAGGCGCCGGAACAGGGAGAGAGCGCCGCGCAGCCCACCGAACTAGCCCTTGAGCTGGACGCCGAAAGCGGTCGCTTTCAGACCGTTCTGGACACCAAAACGCTCGCCCCAGGTATCCATCGACTGCAAGTCACGCTCGATGGCGGCACCTTCAAACGTCAGGCGACCAAACGACTCAAGATCGCCGGCGTACCGCTGAGCATCAGTTATGCCCAGCGGAATCCGTCGGAGGAGACGCCATCCGCGGCACTTGTCGCAACCCTGAACGCCGAGCCCGACCTGATCGACCCGGGCAGCCTGTCCGGCTACCTGCTCATGCGCGGCCCCGAGGGGCGCGAATCGGTGATCGAAATCGCCAAGCCGACGGCCCTGCCCCAGGTTTTGACGATCCCGATCGAGCGGCCAGGTGAATACCAGATCCAGGGACGCCTGATGGCGCGCGCCCTGACCGGCGAAAACATCGATATCGAGCCGGAAACCCAGCGATTGGCGTTCGAGTTCGTCGCGCCGGACGGGAACGCCGACAGCGAACGCGATTCAAACGCGCCGACGCTATCATGGCTCGAACTTTCCGTGTATCTGCTCGTCGGCAATGCCCTGCTCGGCCTGATGCTCGGACTCACCTGGTGGTTACTGAACCGGCAACGGAAAAAACTCGCCGTGGCGCAAACCAAGCTCGCGGCAGGGAAAACGGCATGA
- a CDS encoding aminoglycoside phosphotransferase family protein: MDRSERNVSLKNWLATQIGGDTFELAPASSDASFRRYWRVRHAGGTLIAMDAPPAFEDCGRFADLSRRFRAIGVNTPRIHAEDRAQGFLLIDDFGERVYLNHLDADTADRLYGDALGALAIVQACGPLEGLPHYDAAFLQRELDLFADWFLGAHLGLTLDAEERALLDQANAILVASALEQPRVCVHRDFHSRNLMLIDSGNPGVLDFQDAVIGPVAYDPVSLLRDCYIAWPAERVDDWALGYCRLAIQSGILREDDGDRFPRWFDLMGIQRHLKACGIFARLKLRDGKPHYLGDIPRTLGYVVEVAGRYRELDGLSQFLSDRVLPASSRLGS; encoded by the coding sequence ATGGACAGGTCGGAGCGCAATGTATCCTTGAAAAACTGGCTGGCGACGCAAATCGGCGGCGACACCTTCGAACTCGCGCCGGCCTCTTCGGATGCCAGCTTCCGTCGCTATTGGCGGGTCCGCCATGCCGGCGGAACCCTGATCGCCATGGATGCGCCGCCGGCGTTCGAGGATTGCGGTCGTTTTGCCGATCTTTCCCGGCGCTTCCGCGCCATCGGGGTCAACACGCCCAGGATTCACGCGGAGGATCGCGCCCAGGGTTTTCTGCTGATCGACGATTTCGGGGAGCGCGTCTATCTGAACCACCTGGACGCCGACACCGCCGACCGTCTCTATGGCGACGCGCTGGGCGCGCTGGCCATCGTCCAGGCCTGCGGTCCGCTGGAGGGCCTACCGCACTACGACGCTGCGTTTCTGCAGCGCGAACTCGATCTGTTCGCCGACTGGTTTCTGGGCGCGCATCTTGGGTTGACCCTCGACGCCGAGGAGCGTGCGCTATTGGACCAGGCGAACGCCATCCTGGTGGCGAGCGCGCTGGAACAGCCGCGGGTCTGCGTGCATCGCGATTTCCACTCCCGCAATCTGATGCTGATCGACAGCGGCAATCCGGGGGTGCTGGATTTTCAGGACGCGGTGATCGGTCCCGTCGCCTACGATCCGGTGTCGCTGCTGCGCGATTGTTACATCGCCTGGCCAGCGGAACGGGTTGACGACTGGGCGCTGGGCTATTGTCGGCTTGCGATTCAATCCGGAATCCTGCGCGAGGACGACGGCGACCGCTTCCCGCGCTGGTTCGACCTCATGGGAATTCAGCGGCATCTCAAGGCCTGCGGAATTTTTGCCCGGCTGAAACTGCGCGACGGCAAGCCGCACTATCTGGGCGATATTCCCCGCACGCTTGGCTATGTGGTTGAGGTCGCGGGACGCTATCGCGAACTGGACGGACTGAGCCAATTTCTCTCGGATCGGGTCTTGCCGGCATCTTCGCGGCTGGGATCCTGA
- a CDS encoding LPS-assembly protein LptD, which produces MADFKPGARAAALLSLIVLSAPARSDGPLPSAQPPAASSTRVEPFVPSPVATDRPSLPELTPSPPSPPTPAPDLRRHGPLGDVSRQLPPRDPEAPEATLARDRAQNPPGDATDRARQERRLHANLTWDYCGPRPGSSGIDSTTPLDSANAMPIDMTADRVDGDQHTTIIELQGNVEILQNDRRLEADRSTYHHGSGEIKAFGDLYLDFPGLRLTGDRAEYNLETKRGTIEQVRYRVTGNANLRGEADRAWMLSEQLSRYQDIIYTTCPPGHSDWSIKASELELDQASGMGTARHARIRIADIPVLYSPYLHFPIDGRRRSGLLIPTFGSSDETGTDITLPYYWNIAPNLDATIIPRYMSTRGLMLGAQLRHLASFQELEVNAEVLPSDRKAPDQGARGALRVEQQGYFGTRWFSAVDYASVSDDQYLQDFGNRLDVTSLRNLSRRGDLAYAGDGWRLLGRIQEFQTVDTSVAPADRPYGQLPHIELNLDPKHWKRLIEYSFEGQYDYFDHRSAVHGSRLVAIPSVRIPLRRSFGHVIPRARLFYTDYDLIGQDEGFADRPSHLIPSLDLDGKLIFERETNWLGTQALQTLEPRLYYVMTPFEDQSDTPRFDTTALNFSFASLFRPNRFTGYDRIGDENRLTLGLTSRTIANRTGDELFRASVGQVYYFDNRRVQLTGDSVETDLSSSVAGELAARLHPDWSALASVQWNPNRTEQAWEKQILQLRYVPDENRLLNLAYRYNLGTQAAEQYEDTDLSFQVPIGSRVKLVGRWLYSILNHETVEAFAGLEFGRCCWRLRVLGQHLKRSSDNTGSTSVMLQLELAGLGSFGNRIDKLLERGIYGYQTD; this is translated from the coding sequence ATGGCCGATTTCAAACCGGGTGCCCGTGCGGCGGCACTGCTTTCGCTGATCGTCCTCTCGGCTCCCGCCCGATCCGACGGCCCGCTACCCAGCGCGCAACCGCCGGCAGCGTCCTCGACGCGCGTCGAACCATTCGTACCCTCGCCGGTCGCGACGGATCGACCTTCATTGCCCGAACTCACGCCCAGTCCGCCAAGTCCCCCGACGCCAGCCCCCGACTTGCGCCGCCACGGCCCGCTGGGCGATGTCTCCCGGCAACTGCCGCCACGCGATCCTGAAGCGCCCGAGGCCACATTGGCGCGCGATCGCGCGCAAAATCCACCCGGCGACGCGACGGATCGTGCACGCCAGGAACGACGCCTGCATGCCAATTTGACCTGGGACTATTGCGGACCTCGGCCCGGCTCAAGCGGAATCGACAGCACAACCCCATTGGACAGCGCCAACGCCATGCCGATCGATATGACGGCGGATCGCGTCGACGGCGACCAGCACACCACGATCATCGAACTACAGGGGAATGTCGAAATTCTCCAGAACGATCGACGTCTGGAGGCGGATCGCTCCACCTATCATCATGGCAGCGGCGAGATCAAGGCGTTCGGCGACCTTTATCTGGACTTTCCAGGGCTCCGTCTGACCGGCGACAGGGCCGAATATAACCTTGAGACCAAGCGGGGAACCATCGAACAGGTCCGCTATCGTGTGACCGGAAACGCCAATCTGCGCGGCGAGGCAGACCGCGCCTGGATGCTCTCGGAACAACTGAGCCGCTACCAGGACATCATCTACACAACCTGCCCGCCCGGCCATTCGGACTGGTCCATCAAGGCCAGCGAACTCGAACTCGACCAGGCGAGCGGCATGGGCACCGCCCGTCATGCGCGCATCCGCATCGCGGACATCCCGGTGCTCTACAGCCCCTATCTGCATTTCCCCATCGATGGCCGGCGCCGCAGCGGCCTGCTGATCCCGACCTTCGGATCGTCGGACGAGACCGGCACGGACATCACCCTGCCCTATTACTGGAACATCGCCCCCAATCTGGACGCGACCATCATCCCCCGGTACATGAGCACGCGGGGACTGATGCTCGGCGCCCAGTTGCGCCATCTCGCCAGTTTTCAGGAACTGGAAGTCAACGCCGAGGTTCTGCCAAGCGACCGCAAGGCGCCCGATCAGGGCGCGAGGGGTGCGCTGCGAGTCGAGCAGCAGGGTTATTTCGGCACGCGCTGGTTCTCCGCCGTGGACTACGCTTCCGTCTCCGACGACCAGTATCTCCAGGATTTCGGCAATCGGCTGGATGTCACCAGCCTCCGCAATCTGAGCCGTCGCGGCGACCTCGCCTACGCCGGAGACGGCTGGCGCCTGCTCGGACGCATCCAGGAATTTCAGACCGTCGATACCAGTGTCGCGCCCGCGGACCGACCTTACGGCCAGTTACCGCACATCGAGCTGAACCTGGACCCGAAACACTGGAAACGGCTCATCGAATACAGCTTCGAGGGTCAATACGACTACTTCGATCATCGCTCGGCGGTGCATGGCAGCCGGCTGGTGGCCATCCCCTCCGTGCGCATTCCGTTGCGACGCAGCTTCGGGCATGTCATCCCGCGCGCGCGTCTGTTCTATACCGACTATGACCTCATCGGCCAGGACGAGGGATTCGCGGACCGACCGTCGCATCTGATCCCGAGTCTCGACCTCGACGGCAAGCTCATTTTCGAGCGCGAGACAAACTGGCTCGGTACCCAGGCGCTACAGACCCTGGAGCCGCGTCTTTATTATGTCATGACGCCTTTCGAGGACCAGTCGGACACGCCTCGCTTCGACACCACCGCGCTCAATTTCAGCTTCGCGAGTCTCTTCCGACCGAACCGCTTCACCGGCTATGACCGCATTGGAGACGAAAACCGCCTTACCCTTGGTCTGACCTCGCGTACCATCGCCAACCGCACCGGCGACGAATTATTTCGCGCGAGCGTCGGTCAGGTGTATTACTTCGACAACCGTCGGGTGCAACTGACCGGAGACAGCGTCGAAACCGACCTCAGTTCCTCGGTCGCCGGCGAACTCGCGGCGCGCCTGCATCCGGACTGGTCCGCCCTCGCCAGCGTCCAATGGAATCCGAATCGAACCGAACAAGCCTGGGAGAAACAAATTCTGCAGCTTCGCTATGTCCCCGATGAAAATCGCCTGCTCAATCTGGCCTATCGGTACAATCTTGGCACGCAGGCCGCCGAACAATACGAAGACACCGACCTCTCTTTTCAGGTGCCGATCGGTTCGCGGGTTAAACTCGTCGGACGCTGGCTGTATTCGATACTCAACCACGAAACCGTCGAGGCCTTCGCCGGCCTCGAATTTGGCCGCTGCTGCTGGCGTCTGCGCGTGCTGGGACAGCACTTGAAACGGAGTTCCGACAATACGGGCAGTACCAGCGTCATGCTACAACTTGAGTTGGCCGGTCTCGGTTCATTCGGCAACCGGATCGACAAACTCCTGGAACGAGGAATCTATGGTTATCAAACGGACTAG
- a CDS encoding peptidylprolyl isomerase: protein MVIKRTSRRAPRPATPGRLGAILILSMSAALAQPGTEELDAIVAVVNDDVVVRSELSREVSLVLPQLRQQGTAEPPRDQLEKQVLDRLILKRLQRQRAKDLGIEVDEATLNEALTNIAGRNNLSLEELQTTLEAGGIRFADFREDTRTQILTSRLQSQEVVNKISITDQEIDRFLAKESSRLIEREQVRLQHILIALPDDPTPEQVKSAEAKANRLVAQLRQGADFGEMAVRESDGRNALEGGDLGWFEMGAVPVLVADLAFSMAEGEISNPLSNSSGFHIIKMREIKGAAAQNVTQTKARHILIRTNEIVSDDDAKRRLAQLRERILGGEDFATLARAHSDDTGSALKGGDLGWVNPGDTVPEFEETMTALAIGTTSEPFKSSFGWHIVQVQERRSQDASGDILRVKAREALQRRKAEEATEEWLRRLRDEAYVEIRLDQAS from the coding sequence ATGGTTATCAAACGGACTAGCCGCCGAGCGCCGCGGCCTGCAACTCCTGGCCGCCTGGGGGCCATCCTGATCCTGTCGATGAGCGCCGCCCTCGCCCAGCCGGGCACCGAGGAGTTGGACGCCATTGTCGCGGTCGTCAACGACGATGTGGTCGTGCGCAGCGAACTCAGCCGGGAGGTCAGTCTGGTTCTCCCGCAGTTGCGGCAACAGGGCACCGCCGAGCCCCCGCGCGATCAGTTGGAAAAACAGGTGCTCGACCGGCTGATCCTGAAGCGCCTGCAGCGGCAACGGGCCAAGGATCTCGGAATCGAAGTGGATGAAGCCACCCTCAACGAGGCGCTGACCAATATTGCCGGCCGCAACAATTTGTCGCTGGAGGAATTGCAGACCACCCTGGAGGCTGGCGGTATCCGCTTCGCGGATTTCCGCGAGGATACCCGTACCCAGATCCTCACCAGCCGCCTGCAGAGTCAGGAGGTCGTCAACAAGATCAGCATCACCGATCAGGAGATCGACCGCTTTCTGGCGAAGGAATCCAGCCGGCTGATCGAGCGCGAACAGGTCCGCTTGCAGCACATCCTGATCGCGCTGCCGGACGATCCCACGCCCGAACAGGTCAAGTCCGCCGAAGCCAAGGCCAACCGGCTGGTCGCCCAGTTGCGCCAGGGCGCCGACTTCGGCGAGATGGCGGTGCGCGAATCGGATGGCCGCAACGCGCTCGAAGGCGGCGATCTCGGCTGGTTCGAGATGGGCGCGGTGCCGGTCCTGGTCGCCGATCTGGCCTTCTCCATGGCCGAGGGCGAAATCAGCAACCCGCTCAGTAACTCCAGCGGTTTCCACATCATCAAAATGCGTGAAATCAAGGGTGCCGCCGCGCAAAACGTCACCCAGACCAAGGCGCGTCACATCCTGATCCGCACCAATGAAATTGTCTCCGACGACGATGCCAAACGGCGTCTCGCGCAATTGCGCGAGCGCATTCTGGGCGGCGAGGATTTCGCCACCCTGGCGCGCGCGCATTCCGACGATACCGGATCGGCGCTCAAGGGCGGCGATCTTGGCTGGGTCAACCCCGGAGACACGGTCCCCGAATTCGAGGAGACGATGACGGCGCTCGCGATCGGCACCACGAGCGAGCCCTTCAAGAGCTCGTTCGGCTGGCATATCGTGCAGGTTCAGGAACGACGCAGCCAGGATGCCAGCGGCGACATCCTGCGGGTCAAGGCGCGCGAGGCTCTGCAGCGGCGCAAGGCGGAAGAGGCCACGGAAGAATGGCTGCGCCGACTGCGCGACGAGGCCTATGTCGAGATCCGGCTCGATCAGGCGTCATGA
- the pdxA gene encoding 4-hydroxythreonine-4-phosphate dehydrogenase PdxA: MIRRLAITPGEPAGIGPDLVARLAQRSQAAQLVAVADPDLLAARARNLGIALRLQTFDPHTTPVASPPGHLTVLPVTLRQPAVAGKLDTANAAYVLETLANACDGCLEGTFDGLVTGPVHKGAINDAGLPFTGHTEFLAERCCAVPVMLLATPGLRVALVTTHLPLSRVSGAITRERLTEVIGILHRDLSRRFGIDQPHILVCGLNPHAGEGGHLGREEIEVISPVLDEMRRQGMRLTGPLPADTAFVPDRLADADAVLAMYHDQGLPVLKHLGFGRAVNVTLGLPIIRTSVDHGTALDLAGTDRADPGSLLAAVDMAIAMIRNARKARSPSSH; encoded by the coding sequence ATGATCCGGCGTCTTGCCATCACGCCGGGCGAGCCGGCGGGAATCGGTCCCGATCTGGTCGCGCGACTCGCGCAACGCTCGCAAGCGGCCCAACTCGTTGCCGTGGCGGACCCGGATCTGCTGGCGGCGCGTGCCCGCAACCTTGGCATCGCCCTCCGGCTCCAGACCTTCGATCCGCACACCACGCCCGTCGCCTCGCCGCCCGGTCATTTGACCGTTCTGCCGGTGACGCTGCGCCAGCCGGCCGTCGCTGGCAAGCTCGACACCGCCAACGCGGCCTATGTGCTGGAGACGCTGGCGAACGCCTGCGATGGCTGTCTTGAAGGCACCTTCGACGGACTGGTCACGGGGCCGGTCCACAAGGGCGCGATCAACGACGCGGGGCTGCCCTTCACCGGACACACCGAGTTTCTGGCCGAGCGCTGCTGCGCGGTTCCGGTGATGCTGCTTGCCACACCCGGCCTGCGCGTCGCGCTGGTCACCACCCACCTGCCGCTGTCGCGGGTCAGCGGCGCCATCACGCGCGAACGTCTGACGGAGGTCATCGGCATCCTGCATCGGGATCTGTCGCGACGTTTTGGCATCGACCAGCCACACATCCTGGTCTGCGGCCTCAACCCGCATGCCGGCGAGGGCGGACATCTGGGGCGCGAGGAAATCGAGGTCATCTCCCCGGTTCTGGACGAAATGAGAAGGCAGGGAATGCGGCTGACCGGCCCCCTGCCAGCCGACACCGCCTTCGTTCCGGACCGCCTCGCAGACGCTGATGCCGTGCTCGCCATGTATCACGATCAGGGGCTGCCGGTCCTCAAGCACCTGGGGTTTGGACGCGCCGTCAACGTCACGCTCGGCCTGCCGATCATTCGCACGTCGGTCGACCATGGCACGGCACTGGATCTGGCGGGAACTGATCGGGCCGATCCCGGAAGCCTGCTTGCGGCGGTCGACATGGCCATCGCGATGATCCGAAACGCACGGAAGGCACGTTCGCCATCATCCCATTGA
- the pssA gene encoding CDP-diacylglycerol--serine O-phosphatidyltransferase, translated as MDETQPPRKRPRGIYLLPNLFTTAALFAGFYAVLAATQDRFEAASLAIFAAMVLDGFDGRIARMTHTQSDFGAEYDSLSDMVAFGVAPALVAYHWTLGELGKVGWLAAFVFTAAAALRLARFNTQIGIADKRYFQGLASPSAAAVIASGIWTASDLGIDGSDVSWLAAFLTAGAGLLMVSNFRYLSFKQMNPQGRVPFLLAVGVMLGFAVVFIYPPLVLFFLALTYAASGPVWTLLRLRQSRARRRREAP; from the coding sequence ATGGACGAAACACAACCCCCCCGTAAACGCCCGCGCGGCATTTATCTGCTGCCAAATCTTTTCACGACCGCGGCACTGTTCGCAGGTTTTTATGCCGTGCTTGCAGCCACCCAGGATCGTTTCGAGGCCGCTTCCCTGGCGATCTTCGCGGCCATGGTCCTGGACGGTTTCGACGGGCGGATTGCCCGCATGACGCACACCCAGAGCGATTTCGGTGCCGAGTACGACAGTCTCTCCGACATGGTCGCCTTCGGCGTGGCACCGGCGCTGGTGGCCTACCATTGGACGTTGGGCGAACTCGGCAAGGTTGGCTGGCTCGCGGCCTTTGTTTTCACTGCCGCCGCCGCGCTGCGGCTGGCCCGCTTCAATACGCAGATCGGGATTGCCGACAAACGCTATTTCCAGGGTCTCGCCAGCCCCTCTGCGGCGGCGGTCATCGCCAGCGGCATCTGGACCGCCAGCGATCTGGGTATCGATGGGTCCGATGTCTCCTGGCTTGCGGCCTTTCTGACCGCTGGCGCGGGTCTGCTAATGGTGAGCAATTTCCGGTATCTGAGTTTCAAGCAGATGAATCCGCAGGGGCGGGTGCCCTTTCTGCTGGCGGTCGGCGTCATGCTGGGATTCGCCGTGGTCTTTATTTATCCGCCGCTGGTGCTGTTTTTTCTTGCGCTGACCTATGCCGCTTCCGGGCCGGTCTGGACTCTGCTGCGGCTCCGGCAGAGCCGGGCCAGACGGCGGCGCGAAGCGCCTTAG